In a single window of the Anaerocolumna cellulosilytica genome:
- a CDS encoding CdaR family protein, with protein MKEKLTKNLGLKILSLFMAILLWIVILNVEDPVVTGEWNDIQVTKINENVLGQKDKVYDVISGDTVDVTVKAKRSIIESLRPSDFQAIADLSELSIVNAVPIVVTIPKYGEAVEIKQNTLTMKVSLENLKTEQFRIDVVTKGTVTEGYYAKDKTSSPNIIQVSGAESVVNKIKEVVVEVNVSNKRESYEEEAIPKVYDKNGSLMDSSNLTLNYESVMVSVNMLQTKTVPLIINLKGTPYNGYKYSDFKYEPKKVVIAGQPEELDKVKYISGEYNIDYKRTDIEEEVNITDFIKNDVILIDENQSAVININIEKLDTKDISYKSNEIELRNLPEDLNATLNVEEFVDVVVYGEAEALAALSKYSLHPYIDFADTKAGTKIFQIQFSPPEEIYLSNPSISVTLENSSG; from the coding sequence ATGAAGGAAAAGTTGACAAAAAACTTAGGACTTAAAATTCTATCCCTGTTTATGGCAATATTACTCTGGATTGTAATTTTGAATGTGGAGGATCCGGTTGTAACTGGTGAATGGAATGATATTCAGGTAACCAAGATTAATGAAAATGTCCTTGGCCAGAAAGATAAAGTTTATGATGTTATCTCAGGGGATACGGTAGATGTGACTGTAAAAGCGAAGAGGTCTATTATTGAATCTTTAAGACCTTCTGATTTTCAAGCAATTGCTGATTTATCTGAGCTGTCAATTGTCAATGCGGTTCCCATAGTAGTAACCATACCAAAATATGGTGAGGCTGTTGAGATAAAGCAGAATACGTTAACCATGAAAGTTAGTCTTGAGAATTTAAAGACAGAGCAATTTCGGATAGATGTGGTGACAAAAGGAACTGTTACGGAAGGATATTATGCAAAAGACAAAACTTCTAGTCCTAATATAATACAAGTGTCCGGTGCAGAATCTGTTGTCAACAAAATAAAAGAGGTTGTAGTAGAGGTAAATGTCTCTAACAAAAGGGAATCCTACGAAGAAGAGGCAATACCTAAGGTTTATGATAAAAATGGATCCTTAATGGACTCCAGCAATTTGACTTTAAATTACGAAAGTGTTATGGTTTCTGTTAATATGCTTCAGACCAAAACAGTACCTCTCATCATTAATTTAAAGGGAACCCCTTACAATGGTTATAAATATAGTGATTTTAAATATGAACCAAAGAAAGTGGTCATTGCCGGACAGCCGGAGGAACTTGATAAGGTTAAATATATCAGTGGTGAATATAATATTGACTATAAAAGGACTGATATTGAAGAAGAGGTTAATATTACAGATTTCATTAAAAACGATGTCATTTTAATAGATGAGAATCAAAGTGCTGTAATAAACATAAATATAGAAAAGCTAGATACGAAAGATATTAGTTATAAATCAAATGAGATAGAGCTGAGGAATTTGCCGGAAGATTTAAATGCTACATTAAATGTGGAGGAATTTGTTGATGTAGTGGTATACGGGGAAGCAGAAGCATTGGCAGCATTGAGCAAATACAGCCTGCATCCCTACATAGATTTTGCAGATACCAAGGCAGGAACCAAGATTTTTCAAATCCAGTTTAGTCCTCCTGAGGAGATTTATCTATCCAATCCGAGTATAAGTGTAACACTGGAAAATTCCAGTGGATA
- the cdaA gene encoding diadenylate cyclase CdaA, with the protein METIINFFENYVAWLSFPRIQVTDIIEILMIAFAIYHVIVWVKQTRAWMLVKGLIVLLILWLIASILNLNVILWIFFKSINVGITAVIIVFQPEFRKALEQLGQNNLVMPLFNLNESKDKNERFSDQTVAGIVKATFDLAKTKTGALIVIEKEIPLNEFEKTGIAIDSLVSSQLLINIFEHNTPLHDGAVIIRNNRLAAATCYLPLTDNLHVSKDLGTRHRAGIGVSEASDCLTVIVSEETGKVSIAIGGTLIRNVDGDYLRNKLIAIQNKPVEGNNKKVKLWKGRTKITKKS; encoded by the coding sequence ATGGAGACGATAATTAATTTTTTTGAAAATTACGTAGCTTGGCTCTCCTTTCCCAGGATTCAGGTGACGGATATCATTGAAATATTAATGATAGCCTTTGCTATATACCATGTCATTGTTTGGGTGAAGCAGACAAGGGCTTGGATGCTGGTAAAGGGGCTTATTGTACTGTTAATTTTATGGTTAATTGCCTCTATATTAAACCTGAATGTTATTTTATGGATATTTTTTAAGAGCATTAATGTAGGAATTACCGCTGTTATTATTGTGTTCCAGCCTGAGTTTAGAAAAGCTCTGGAGCAGTTAGGTCAGAATAATTTAGTAATGCCTTTGTTTAACCTAAATGAATCAAAGGATAAAAATGAAAGATTTTCAGACCAGACAGTTGCAGGTATTGTAAAAGCTACCTTTGATTTAGCGAAAACAAAAACTGGCGCATTAATCGTGATAGAAAAGGAAATACCTCTTAATGAATTCGAAAAAACAGGAATAGCAATTGATTCCCTGGTAAGCAGTCAGTTATTAATTAATATATTTGAACACAATACGCCTTTACATGATGGGGCAGTTATTATTAGGAATAACCGGCTTGCGGCAGCAACCTGTTATCTGCCTCTTACGGATAATCTGCATGTAAGTAAGGATTTGGGAACCAGACATCGTGCCGGCATAGGTGTAAGCGAAGCTAGCGATTGTCTGACTGTTATTGTATCAGAGGAAACCGGTAAAGTATCTATAGCCATCGGCGGAACCTTAATTAGGAATGTTGATGGAGATTATCTTCGAAATAAACTCATTGCTATACAGAATAAGCCGGTTGAAGGAAATAATAAGAAGGTAAAGCTGTGGAAAGGTAGAACTAAGATTACGAAAAAATCTTAA
- a CDS encoding methyl-accepting chemotaxis protein, with protein sequence MKKLGARYQVKGKEKKGLFQNSGVNSTKKESAAIIHFASIRVKLILAFLVPVLFIILLGTASFNKAAQGIRSSYEQAAGQAINMATQYLAFGANSIKTLSNQYINDNEINEYFFGFRGNDTLESNSYHRNLNNSASTKVSADDFISNIIIISDKVKSVTTLKKQKDNIYAGFLETELGKELFDSKTSYWIGSNAYLDEKLEVGPDSYSLRFIRKLGGTDALIVIDMDMNTVRDILKSMEFDRTGTIGLITGDGKEIISGNQDNNSDTVFADKAFYKEAVTSLDTSGAYYVSIDGKDNLFIYSKLGETGSIVCGLIPKGTIMSQADGIKYLTVIIVIIACVLAVFTGLFISMGIDKTIKNIIEKLKMAASGDLTVDFSTKRRDEFKILTDEINHTFSNMKALIGQVKEMSKDVSEAATDVTKTSGNFLKTTQSISTAMNDIEKGITQQAEGAEECLKQMDRLSNKIVQTGVNTDEIGRIAEGTKRQIQEGTIVTGELNQQTKSTSMITTGIVRGIEELNRKSISIESIIKVINDISSQTNLLSLNASIEAARAGELGRGFAVVADEIRKLAEQTGQSVNDIKDIIESIQDNTKELVISAKSVENVLELQENAVRNTTESYQGINNSVDNLMLHLNSIIENVDNVEEARNSTLGAIENISAVLEEIAAASSNVTQISESQLQSVESLNQSAGKLNQNSEQLVQEVQRFVI encoded by the coding sequence ATGAAGAAATTGGGAGCAAGGTATCAGGTTAAGGGGAAAGAGAAGAAAGGCCTATTCCAGAACAGTGGAGTTAATAGTACGAAGAAAGAAAGTGCAGCTATAATACATTTTGCTTCCATTCGGGTAAAACTGATATTGGCCTTTTTAGTGCCGGTTCTCTTTATCATTCTTCTCGGTACCGCATCTTTTAACAAAGCGGCTCAGGGGATACGCAGCAGCTATGAGCAAGCTGCCGGACAGGCTATAAATATGGCGACTCAGTATTTAGCGTTTGGTGCAAATTCCATTAAGACATTATCGAACCAGTATATTAATGATAATGAGATAAATGAATATTTTTTCGGGTTTAGGGGAAATGACACGCTGGAAAGTAATAGTTATCATAGGAATCTGAATAATTCTGCCTCAACAAAGGTTTCCGCAGATGATTTTATCTCCAATATTATAATTATTTCTGATAAAGTAAAATCAGTGACAACGTTAAAAAAACAGAAGGATAATATCTATGCCGGCTTTTTGGAAACAGAATTGGGTAAGGAGCTATTTGATTCAAAGACTTCTTATTGGATTGGGAGCAATGCGTACCTGGATGAAAAATTGGAAGTAGGCCCTGATAGCTATTCGTTAAGGTTTATTAGAAAGCTTGGGGGAACGGATGCTTTAATTGTAATAGATATGGATATGAATACCGTTCGGGATATACTAAAAAGTATGGAATTTGATAGAACAGGTACGATAGGACTGATTACAGGAGATGGAAAAGAAATCATTTCAGGAAATCAAGATAATAATTCAGATACAGTGTTCGCTGATAAAGCCTTTTATAAAGAGGCGGTTACATCGCTTGATACAAGTGGAGCGTATTATGTAAGTATTGATGGAAAAGATAACTTATTTATCTATTCAAAACTTGGTGAAACAGGGAGTATAGTATGTGGATTAATACCCAAAGGTACCATAATGAGTCAGGCAGATGGGATTAAGTATCTTACTGTAATAATTGTAATTATAGCCTGTGTTCTTGCCGTTTTCACGGGATTATTTATATCAATGGGAATAGATAAGACAATTAAGAACATTATAGAGAAATTAAAAATGGCAGCAAGCGGAGATTTGACAGTGGATTTTAGTACCAAACGAAGGGATGAATTTAAAATTCTGACAGATGAAATCAATCATACATTTTCGAATATGAAAGCATTAATTGGTCAAGTAAAAGAAATGAGCAAAGATGTATCAGAGGCCGCTACGGATGTTACAAAAACTTCAGGCAATTTTTTAAAGACAACCCAAAGCATATCAACTGCAATGAATGATATTGAAAAAGGTATCACGCAACAAGCAGAGGGTGCGGAGGAATGTCTGAAACAAATGGACAGACTTTCTAATAAAATAGTACAGACAGGCGTAAATACGGATGAAATAGGAAGAATAGCAGAAGGTACGAAGAGGCAGATTCAGGAAGGAACAATTGTAACCGGGGAACTGAATCAGCAGACCAAGTCAACGAGTATGATTACAACAGGTATCGTAAGGGGAATTGAAGAACTAAACAGGAAATCAATCTCAATTGAATCAATTATCAAGGTTATTAATGATATCTCAAGCCAGACAAATCTACTGTCATTAAATGCATCCATTGAAGCAGCAAGAGCTGGGGAGCTAGGAAGAGGTTTTGCAGTTGTGGCAGATGAAATAAGAAAACTGGCTGAACAAACGGGGCAATCGGTAAATGATATAAAAGATATCATAGAATCGATTCAGGACAATACAAAGGAACTTGTAATTTCAGCCAAAAGTGTTGAAAATGTATTGGAACTTCAGGAGAATGCCGTCAGGAATACAACCGAATCCTATCAGGGCATAAATAATAGTGTGGATAACCTAATGCTACACTTAAATAGTATTATTGAAAATGTAGATAATGTAGAGGAAGCAAGAAACAGTACTCTGGGTGCCATAGAAAACATTTCAGCAGTGCTAGAGGAAATTGCTGCTGCAAGCAGTAATGTCACTCAAATATCTGAAAGTCAGTTGCAATCAGTAGAGTCACTAAATCAATCTGCCGGTAAGTTGAACCAGAATTCAGAGCAACTGGTGCAGGAGGTACAAAGATTTGTGATATAG
- a CDS encoding sulfite exporter TauE/SafE family protein, with product MYLIFFLICFIASVLGAICGIGGGIIIKPVLDAFGVISVTTISFLSGCTVLSMAGYTFIRSRLEGVSDINVKTGTPLAIGAAFGGIAGKELFESLVSICTDKNMIGAIQAVCLFIITIGTLVYSLHKARINTYQMTSPIMCLLLGSILGMLSSFLGIGGGPVNLVVLYYFFSMSTKVAAENSLYIILFSQITSLISTVLSGNIPNFPLVLLVLMIAAGIAGGVCGRNLNKKINDKLIDKLCVYMMIFLIGINLYNIWKYLQ from the coding sequence ATGTATCTTATATTTTTCCTGATATGCTTTATTGCTTCCGTTCTTGGAGCTATTTGCGGAATTGGAGGAGGAATTATAATTAAGCCGGTGCTGGATGCTTTTGGCGTAATAAGTGTTACAACAATAAGTTTTTTATCTGGTTGTACCGTACTTTCTATGGCGGGCTATACGTTTATACGATCAAGGCTGGAAGGTGTATCGGATATTAATGTAAAGACAGGAACACCGTTAGCTATCGGAGCAGCTTTTGGTGGTATAGCAGGTAAAGAGCTATTTGAAAGCTTGGTATCCATATGCACCGATAAAAACATGATAGGAGCAATACAGGCTGTATGCTTGTTTATTATTACAATAGGAACTTTAGTTTATTCTTTGCATAAAGCAAGAATCAATACATATCAAATGACGAGCCCAATCATGTGCTTACTATTAGGCAGTATACTAGGTATGTTGTCATCATTTCTGGGAATTGGAGGAGGGCCCGTTAATCTGGTAGTTTTATACTATTTCTTTTCTATGTCTACAAAGGTGGCAGCTGAAAATTCTTTGTATATTATATTGTTTTCTCAGATTACAAGTTTAATAAGTACAGTATTATCAGGAAATATACCCAACTTTCCGCTTGTTTTACTGGTTCTGATGATAGCGGCGGGCATAGCCGGTGGTGTATGTGGAAGGAATTTGAATAAAAAAATAAATGATAAATTGATTGATAAATTGTGTGTTTATATGATGATTTTTTTGATTGGCATTAATCTTTACAACATATGGAAATACCTGCAATAA
- a CDS encoding anaerobic sulfatase maturase has protein sequence MPPMSVLIKPSSGNCNLRCKYCFYYDTMSKRLNPSFGFMTEDTLEYVIKNVLAFAQGECSIAYQGGEPTLIGLEFYKKSIELQDKYNVNHVKIYNSIQTNGYNCDKSWAEFFVQNHFLVGLSLDGIQKVHNLYRVNTKGEGSFYKVMESIKLFKKHGVQFNILSVVNGKSALSLEHNYEFYKRHKLKFLQFIACLDPIGEEPGKLEYSLTPELYGEFLIKLFNLWYKDLLNGEQPYIRQFENYIAILLGSHPESCDMRGTCGKQYVVEADGSVYPCDFYVLEQYCLGNFRENSAVEIDEARKKMGFIEQSYTHHVKCKVCKYYFVCRSGCKRNRQTEEPYQQYFCKSYQMFFDACLPKMMEIAMNIQKN, from the coding sequence ATGCCGCCAATGAGTGTATTAATCAAGCCGTCTTCAGGCAATTGTAACTTACGATGTAAATACTGTTTTTATTATGATACCATGTCGAAACGGTTAAATCCTTCTTTTGGATTCATGACGGAAGATACGTTGGAATATGTGATAAAAAATGTACTTGCCTTTGCACAAGGGGAATGTTCCATTGCATATCAGGGAGGAGAACCTACTCTAATTGGTCTTGAATTTTATAAAAAATCAATTGAATTACAGGATAAATATAATGTAAATCATGTAAAAATCTACAATTCTATTCAGACAAATGGTTATAACTGTGATAAAAGTTGGGCTGAATTCTTTGTACAGAATCATTTTCTGGTAGGCTTGTCCTTGGATGGTATCCAAAAGGTTCATAATCTCTACAGGGTAAACACTAAAGGAGAAGGAAGTTTTTACAAGGTTATGGAATCAATTAAGCTGTTTAAAAAACATGGTGTTCAATTTAATATTTTATCTGTTGTAAATGGAAAATCGGCCCTGTCTCTTGAACATAACTATGAGTTCTATAAAAGACACAAATTAAAATTCCTTCAGTTTATTGCATGTCTTGATCCTATAGGAGAAGAACCCGGGAAATTGGAATATTCTCTTACGCCGGAGCTGTATGGTGAATTTTTAATTAAACTTTTCAATCTATGGTATAAGGATTTGTTGAACGGGGAACAGCCCTATATTCGCCAGTTTGAGAACTATATTGCTATTTTGCTTGGTTCACATCCGGAGTCCTGCGATATGCGGGGAACCTGTGGGAAACAGTACGTGGTTGAGGCGGATGGCTCTGTTTATCCATGTGATTTTTACGTGTTGGAACAATATTGTCTTGGTAATTTCCGTGAAAATAGTGCAGTGGAGATTGATGAGGCAAGAAAAAAGATGGGATTTATAGAACAATCCTATACTCACCATGTGAAGTGTAAGGTGTGTAAGTATTATTTCGTATGCCGGAGTGGCTGTAAAAGAAACCGCCAGACGGAAGAACCATATCAACAATATTTTTGTAAGTCATATCAGATGTTTTTTGATGCATGTCTTCCGAAAATGATGGAAATCGCAATGAATATACAAAAAAACTAA
- a CDS encoding sulfatase-like hydrolase/transferase: MKDILIFMSDQHSPLFSEWGSERVDTPNLMRLRDEGTSFEAAYTSCPLCVPARMSMMSGLIPGKTGVFTNNDTLSSQIPCFTHALAAAGYETVLIGRMHFVGTDQRHGFTKRLAADMTPTGWNRPVEQLKKERGDFAKTFGEPWCTDVVGAGESPVLHYDEQIVQTALAYLDQEHEKPQFIIVGTYGPHFPYVAPEELYLKYSDRVSIPKFFNNIPDYMEGFELLKNHCNHEVTENTVRGVYAAYCGMVEKMDSQIGQVRDAFLSYARKKKNGHVFGYLSDHGDQAGERRIFGKQTFFEKSVRIPMIFEGTDIRAGKKIISPVSILDLAPTLCDLAETAFCEEADGKSLKQLLTQEGAEDYERVVISQFTDSYKEKIHYGIMLRYRECKFISYHGYERFDLLFDLKNDPEETVNIIEKFPKLREWFVNIAGLYGKPEEIETEQYRRARNLKWFQYYEKVTGWKEKERWTENPPSARGELKIIANFKKGKINR; this comes from the coding sequence ATGAAAGACATATTAATTTTTATGAGTGATCAGCACAGCCCTCTGTTTTCTGAGTGGGGGAGTGAGAGGGTGGATACCCCCAATTTAATGCGTTTAAGAGATGAAGGAACATCTTTTGAGGCTGCATATACATCCTGTCCCCTTTGTGTTCCGGCAAGAATGTCAATGATGTCAGGGCTTATACCTGGGAAAACGGGGGTTTTTACCAATAATGATACGCTAAGCAGTCAGATACCTTGCTTTACTCATGCCTTGGCGGCAGCCGGTTATGAAACGGTTTTGATTGGCCGGATGCATTTTGTAGGTACCGACCAGCGTCATGGGTTTACAAAAAGATTGGCTGCGGATATGACACCTACAGGATGGAATAGACCGGTCGAACAGCTCAAAAAGGAGAGAGGTGACTTTGCAAAAACTTTTGGGGAGCCTTGGTGTACAGATGTTGTCGGTGCCGGAGAATCTCCGGTACTACATTACGATGAACAGATTGTGCAGACAGCCCTTGCATATTTAGACCAAGAGCATGAAAAGCCCCAGTTTATTATAGTTGGCACATATGGCCCTCATTTTCCTTATGTTGCCCCAGAAGAGCTTTATTTGAAATATTCAGACAGGGTAAGTATACCAAAGTTTTTTAACAACATTCCGGATTACATGGAGGGTTTTGAACTTCTGAAAAACCACTGCAATCATGAAGTGACTGAAAATACGGTAAGAGGTGTTTATGCTGCATATTGTGGAATGGTAGAGAAAATGGACAGTCAGATAGGACAAGTCAGAGATGCATTTTTATCCTATGCCAGAAAGAAGAAAAATGGACATGTCTTTGGGTATCTATCCGATCATGGAGATCAAGCTGGTGAAAGACGGATATTTGGGAAACAGACATTTTTTGAAAAATCCGTGAGAATACCCATGATTTTTGAGGGTACGGATATAAGAGCCGGAAAGAAAATTATATCGCCGGTTAGTATTTTAGATCTTGCTCCAACGTTATGTGATTTAGCTGAAACTGCCTTTTGTGAAGAAGCAGATGGTAAAAGCTTAAAACAACTATTGACTCAAGAGGGAGCAGAGGATTATGAGAGGGTCGTAATCAGCCAATTTACAGATAGCTATAAGGAGAAAATTCATTATGGTATTATGCTCCGGTATAGGGAATGTAAGTTTATATCCTATCATGGGTATGAGAGATTTGATTTATTGTTTGATTTAAAGAACGATCCTGAGGAAACAGTTAATATAATAGAAAAATTTCCAAAGCTGAGGGAATGGTTTGTAAACATTGCGGGTTTATATGGAAAACCTGAAGAAATTGAGACTGAGCAATATAGACGGGCACGTAACTTAAAATGGTTTCAGTATTACGAGAAAGTCACCGGTTGGAAAGAAAAAGAACGTTGGACAGAGAATCCCCCAAGTGCAAGAGGAGAACTTAAGATTATTGCCAATTTCAAAAAGGGGAAGATAAATAGATAG
- a CDS encoding sulfatase: protein MKILLIDCDTLRPDHLGCYGYPRPTSPFIDSIAQDGVRYNDYYCSDAPCLPSRAALVTGKFGIHTGVVGHGGTAADMRLDGTGRIMMDGNSRDNLPAVLKRYGMHTVSVSSFPERHGAWWFNAGFNECYNVGKRGLETADEVTPFALDWLACNKNKEDWFMHVHYWDPHTPYRTPLEEGNPFEDMPLPQEKWMNEDILNEHREKEVGPHSARELSMYDDAVTPRFPRQLGQIRTMKDYKKNMDDYDTGIWYMDKHIGKILEWLKAEGIYEETAIIVTADHGESLGELGEYDEHGSADYSTTHIPMIIKWPGAAKNAVSNGLHYNLDLLPTLKELLGPLPAHNISEKIVGIFEEPKYDGISYAETLKEGKDGGREYLVVSQCAHVCQRSVRFEDWMYIRNYHDGYHLHPEEMLFNITEDPYELHDLAKEKPELCHKGTYLLDKWYTENMKKMVHRCQTDPLWTVLAEGGPFHCKGHLPEYIKRLNETGRSWAAEELEKRHPEI, encoded by the coding sequence TTGAAAATTCTATTGATTGATTGTGATACTTTAAGACCGGATCATTTGGGCTGCTATGGTTATCCGAGGCCTACTTCTCCCTTTATTGATTCCATTGCGCAGGATGGGGTGCGTTATAATGATTATTACTGCTCAGATGCTCCTTGCCTGCCTTCGCGGGCAGCCTTGGTGACCGGGAAGTTCGGAATACATACCGGAGTAGTCGGACATGGAGGAACTGCCGCAGACATGAGGCTTGATGGTACTGGACGCATTATGATGGATGGAAACTCAAGAGATAATCTTCCGGCTGTATTAAAGCGTTACGGAATGCATACTGTATCCGTTAGTTCTTTTCCGGAGCGTCATGGAGCATGGTGGTTCAACGCAGGTTTTAACGAATGTTATAATGTTGGAAAAAGAGGATTGGAAACTGCAGATGAGGTCACACCATTTGCCCTGGACTGGCTTGCGTGCAATAAAAACAAAGAGGACTGGTTTATGCATGTCCATTATTGGGATCCTCATACACCGTACCGCACGCCTCTAGAAGAAGGCAATCCCTTTGAAGACATGCCGCTTCCTCAGGAAAAATGGATGAATGAAGATATATTGAACGAGCATAGGGAAAAGGAAGTGGGTCCTCACAGTGCAAGGGAACTGTCCATGTATGATGATGCAGTAACCCCTAGATTTCCCAGACAGCTTGGACAAATCCGAACGATGAAAGACTATAAGAAAAACATGGATGATTATGATACGGGTATCTGGTATATGGATAAACATATTGGCAAAATTCTTGAATGGTTGAAGGCAGAAGGTATCTATGAAGAAACGGCTATTATTGTAACAGCTGACCATGGTGAAAGCCTAGGCGAGCTTGGAGAATATGATGAGCATGGCTCAGCGGATTATTCCACCACTCATATCCCAATGATTATTAAGTGGCCGGGTGCGGCAAAGAATGCGGTATCAAACGGTTTGCACTATAATCTGGATTTACTTCCTACCTTAAAGGAATTGCTAGGACCACTTCCGGCACATAATATATCAGAAAAGATAGTCGGAATTTTTGAAGAACCGAAATATGATGGTATCAGTTATGCAGAGACGCTTAAGGAAGGTAAGGACGGTGGAAGAGAGTATCTTGTAGTTAGCCAGTGTGCTCATGTTTGCCAGAGATCTGTGAGATTTGAGGATTGGATGTATATCAGAAATTATCATGACGGGTATCATTTACATCCGGAAGAGATGCTGTTTAACATCACAGAGGATCCGTACGAGTTACATGATCTTGCGAAAGAAAAACCGGAGTTATGCCATAAGGGTACTTATTTATTGGACAAATGGTATACGGAAAATATGAAAAAGATGGTGCATCGGTGTCAGACTGACCCGCTGTGGACGGTACTTGCAGAGGGTGGACCCTTTCACTGCAAAGGGCATTTACCAGAGTACATTAAGCGTCTCAATGAAACCGGAAGAAGCTGGGCGGCAGAAGAATTGGAGAAGAGACACCCCGAGATATGA
- a CDS encoding sulfatase: MRAIMIMYDSLRRDILSCYGETAIRMPNFERLAKHTVTFDNSYVCSLPCMPARRELHTGRPNFLHRSWGPIEPFDDSMPEILKKAGIHTHLTTDHYHYLQDGGATYHNRYSTWECFRGQETDTWVGNCAERPTEYSPQLLNHHVQSEPLKTMRKKGGWQNMDNRMLHRGEENYPQSHTFDNGIDFITRNVSYDNWFVQIETFDPHEPFDSPDNYLSHWFDPDNTFEKDWPPYAQVTEDAKTIENMRKKYYSLVEFCDKSLGRVLYIMDKYNMWKDTMLIVNTDHGFSLAEHNWWGKSTMPEYNEIAHTPFFLWDPRSRVSGVHRKALVQTIDIAPTLLDFFQIPIPKDMLGKSLKYAVEADEEVREFGMFGIHGGPINITDGRYVYMRAVRTPDTKVDEYTLMPTHMTMPFSVTEMQGAELTEGFTFTKGCKVLRIPVTPRGADKIDKDLLFDLEMDSKQENPVELPEIERRMTKALTLLLKDNEAPSAVYKRFGLLQP, translated from the coding sequence ATGCGAGCTATTATGATTATGTACGATTCTCTTCGCCGGGATATTCTATCCTGTTATGGTGAGACAGCAATTCGCATGCCGAATTTTGAACGCCTGGCAAAGCATACGGTTACCTTTGATAATAGTTATGTCTGCAGTCTGCCATGTATGCCGGCAAGGCGTGAGTTACACACAGGTCGCCCTAATTTTTTACACCGCAGCTGGGGTCCGATAGAACCGTTTGATGATTCTATGCCGGAGATATTAAAAAAGGCGGGAATTCATACACATCTTACAACGGATCATTATCATTATTTACAGGATGGTGGTGCGACCTATCATAATCGTTATTCCACCTGGGAATGCTTTCGTGGGCAGGAAACGGATACCTGGGTTGGCAATTGTGCTGAGAGACCAACGGAATATTCCCCGCAATTGTTAAATCATCATGTACAGTCAGAACCACTAAAGACCATGAGAAAAAAAGGTGGTTGGCAGAACATGGACAACCGAATGCTACATAGGGGAGAAGAAAACTATCCTCAGTCCCATACGTTTGATAACGGTATCGATTTCATTACTCGTAATGTGTCTTACGACAATTGGTTTGTCCAGATTGAAACCTTTGACCCGCATGAACCTTTTGATTCTCCGGATAATTACCTGAGCCATTGGTTTGATCCTGACAATACATTTGAGAAGGATTGGCCGCCATATGCACAAGTAACAGAGGATGCTAAAACCATTGAGAATATGCGTAAGAAGTATTATTCTCTGGTAGAGTTTTGTGATAAAAGCCTTGGAAGAGTACTGTATATTATGGACAAGTACAATATGTGGAAAGATACGATGCTAATCGTAAATACAGATCATGGTTTCAGTCTTGCTGAGCATAACTGGTGGGGGAAAAGTACCATGCCGGAATACAATGAAATTGCCCATACTCCATTCTTCCTATGGGATCCCCGCAGCAGAGTTTCTGGTGTGCACAGGAAGGCATTGGTGCAGACCATTGATATTGCGCCAACCCTACTTGACTTTTTTCAGATTCCTATTCCTAAGGATATGCTGGGGAAATCTCTTAAATATGCAGTAGAAGCAGACGAAGAAGTTCGTGAATTTGGTATGTTTGGAATACATGGCGGACCAATTAATATTACGGACGGCCGGTATGTATATATGAGGGCGGTGCGTACTCCAGATACAAAAGTGGACGAGTACACCCTAATGCCTACACACATGACCATGCCTTTTTCTGTAACAGAAATGCAGGGAGCTGAACTAACAGAAGGTTTTACTTTTACCAAAGGCTGTAAAGTTTTACGTATACCTGTAACACCCCGAGGAGCGGATAAAATAGATAAGGATTTACTGTTTGATTTAGAGATGGATTCTAAACAAGAGAATCCCGTTGAGTTGCCTGAGATTGAGAGACGTATGACGAAAGCGCTGACCTTACTTTTGAAGGATAACGAGGCTCCTAGTGCCGTCTATAAGAGATTTGGGTTGTTGCAGCCTTAA